The DNA window TCTATGTTGATATAGATCCTGATAAAATTACACAAGTTCTCGATAATATTATTTCAAATGCAATGAAATATTCACCAGAAGGTGGAAAGATTCGCTTTTATTTAAAAGAACAAACAGATAAAATACAAGTTTCTATAACGGATGAAGGTGTTGGAATTCCAGAGGAGAATCTCGCTAATATTTTTGAGAGATTTTATCGTGTGGACAAGGCTAGAACACGTCAATTAGGTGGTACTGGGTTAGGCTTAGCTATTGCCAAGGAAATGATTGAGGCACATGACGGTGAGATTTGGGCTGAAAGTGAAGAGGGTGTAGGAACAAAAATATTCTTTACTCTTCCCCTCGAGAACGCACAAGAGGATGATTGGTCATGAAGTTTGAAACGATAAAATCGATTATATTAACTATTCTAGTTTTCATTAGTATCGTCTTAACGTGGACTCTATGGACTTATTCTCCTAAATATGATCAATTTGAGAACTCTGATAGTTTTGTTGAGGTCCCAGTTGTTAATAAAAAAGATAATACTGGCTTAATAAAACCAGCAAGAATAATCTTTCACAAAAGTAATGGTCACTTCGGGACGATTGAAGAAAGTGAAATTAATAAGCTGATGAAGGAAGTTCGAAAATGGGAGATATACGATATTCAAAGTAAGAGAATGACAATACGTAAAGAAGATTATATTGCTCAACTAGATGATAGAGGCCATATTGAAATCCAATTTACTGATGAGATTCCACTTAACTTATTTGCTTCTATTTTTCAAATGGATGAAAGGGAGTACCCTGCTGTTTATTTTGACCGTTTATTCTTTAATGTAAATGCTATAGGAGAAAATGAAGGTATTCTTCATTTTGTTTCAAAAAATAATCAAGTGGTTTATGAAGGACGTGTAGATGGCGAAAATGTAAGTTCATTCGAACGAAATTATTATCATCTCTCATCTCATTATCCTAGATATAAAGCATATACCGTTTCCGAATATAAAAAGTTTTATTTACCATTGGATAACACAATGGTCAGTCGTATTCAATATTATACAGATACTGTTGATCCAGATATGTTTATCAATGCCCTATTCACAAATCCAAACTTTGTTAAAAAGGACGAGTTTAGTTACGGAGATGTATTTACGGATGGTTATAAGATATTACGAGTTGATCAGAACAATAAATTAATTCGTTATGTGAACCCAATGGGAAGAGAA is part of the Cytobacillus luteolus genome and encodes:
- a CDS encoding YycH family regulatory protein, which encodes MKFETIKSIILTILVFISIVLTWTLWTYSPKYDQFENSDSFVEVPVVNKKDNTGLIKPARIIFHKSNGHFGTIEESEINKLMKEVRKWEIYDIQSKRMTIRKEDYIAQLDDRGHIEIQFTDEIPLNLFASIFQMDEREYPAVYFDRLFFNVNAIGENEGILHFVSKNNQVVYEGRVDGENVSSFERNYYHLSSHYPRYKAYTVSEYKKFYLPLDNTMVSRIQYYTDTVDPDMFINALFTNPNFVKKDEFSYGDVFTDGYKILRVDQNNKLIRYVNPMGREENRLATEELIQKSIDFVNDHNGWTDRYRFFSWDKFQHRTLFRLYVKNIPVFNANDLAEIEQIWGKNEVSRYERPLLTLQLPVEIADVALPSGDEVVRTIKAKQNIAFEMVQDISIGYELKEDPSSPKIILLDPVWTYLYEGDWKILDFNHNDELGGNGSGLE